From the Globicephala melas chromosome 8, mGloMel1.2, whole genome shotgun sequence genome, the window CAAGGTACAAGCGGGCTGTACCTGAAGTGCTCACAGCCTCTGGAGAGCAAGAAATGACCTTTGGGAGGCATGAATTGGCACCACTAAATATGGACAGGACATGGGCTGCAGAAAACCCCAGGGGTGGAGCCCTGGGATAGGGGAACCCTAGTGTCAACCCTCAGAGAAGAGATTAGAAAAATGTATCTGAGCAATCCAATTTCTTTACCAGgattacatttttctttgtgtgaGAAAGGAGTACTTTCTCACACTGACTGTACTCTCACTCTCTGTACTGACTACTACACAGAGTAGTCAGTTATGTTCTGAAAATGTACAGAGTAAGCCAGCGAAATGTAGAGACTCAGAGGTAAAGTTAAATATGTTTGGTTTTGTGGAAATGCATATTTACTGAAGGTAAAGTTGCAACAGGTATATGGGATCATTAACAGTCATTTATAGAGTGCTTGATATGTACCTGGCACTGTTTGGGGCACTGAAGATAAACCAGTGAAAAACAAAAGGAGTTCATGCTGTCATAATTTTGTTTCCTACAAAGCTAAGTCCTTGTTCCAGAGAATATTAGTAAGACATGCAAAAATACTTTCCAATGAGAAGAGGATGTTATGCTGATACATGCAACCAAGGCTAGTGGGGGGTTCCTTAGAACTTCTATCATGGATGAAAAATTAGATGAGAAGCAACTATTCTAGGATTGGATCAGATAGGGAGGTCTTCTAACAAAGTGAGGAGACATTTTCCATTAGTCTGGTTGTTCATGCTTCATTTGGTGAAATATTCAACACAGTATGTATGCCAGAGGTTGGGGGTCATAGAAGTGAATTAAGGTACAGTCCCTTTGCTCTATCCTTCACTTCAGAATATGGCAGGTAACTGTGGAAGGATAGAAATTGGAGAACAAAagcagaaatgtttaaaaatttttaggagtctttttttttctctattttattttaacatctttattggagtataattgctttacaatggtgtgttagtttctgctgtataacagtgaatcagctatacatatacatatatccccatataccctccctcttgcgtctccctcccactctccctatcccacccctctaggtggtcacaagcactgagctgatctccctgtgctatgcggctgcttcccactagctatctactttaagTAATTGACAGATGATGGTGGTTTGAATAGAGTGGAGGTAATTAAATCAGAGGAGGCAACTTTGTGACTTACTGTGGAGGTGGACCCAATTGGACCTGCTGATGTGGTACAGGAAGTAAAGGGTGGAACAAAGGTTGACTTGATTTTAGGTGGAGCAGCTGATTGAAGAGGATATTGCATGTTGATGTATGAAATTCACACAGAGGGCAGAAATCAATATTTCTGCCTTAAGCATTATAGGTTGAGATATCTGCAAGACTGCTACATGGGGTTATTAAATAGACAGTTGGATATGCTAGTCTGTGGCTCAGAGGGAAGGTAAGACATGGAAATTTATTTGTGAAGTTTTAGCGTCTGAGAACAAAATCCATGGTAAACAAGTACAACACCTAGAAAGAGAACAATGTTCAAAGACTTTTCAGAAGCAatattctccttcctctcctgtgtTTTAAGTTTTCCCTTGCTACTGGATAATTCTCCTCAGCTTAAAAACAtgccattttctcttccttcttaaaaacaaatgaacacccCCACActtccacacacacatacacatccatgcacgcacacacacacacacacaaccttgcCTTTACTCCACTTTCCTTTGCAGCCAGTGTCCCTTTTACTGATGGTCTTTGCAGCAAACCTCCTCAAAAGAGTGAGCCATGTGAACCAATGTCAATTCCTCCTATTTTTCTTATCTAACTCAGTCAAACCAGGTTTTTCCTCCCTCTATTCAAAATTTTTCTTACCAAGGTATCCAGTTTACCTCATTTCTAAACACAAGGCCAATTCTCTGTACTGGAATTATTTGACTCATCAGTAGCACTTAGTATGGTAATAGTTCCCTCCTCCTTAATACACTACATTCAACAGCCTATCAAGACAGTACATCATCTTTAAAAGTCTCTGATAGGTTGCCCattctcagtctcttttgctGACTCTTCCTCCATTCGCCTCAATTTCTACTTTACTCCAGTTCTTAATATTGGGATTTAGTTCTTGGTTCTCTGCTCTTTATGAACACTCAGTGCCTTGGTGATCTCAGCTTCATAGCTATTAATATTATCTATTTCCAGTGATCATAAGTTTATATCAGCAGCCAAGATCTGTCTTGAACTCCAGATTTGTATATCTAAATATATCAACATGTTCACTTGGATTTCTGATTGACTTCCTAAATAAAACatatccaaaattaaaatgttgatcTTCCCCTTCATAGCCTCCCCCATCTCAATTGAGAGCAACGTCTTTTTTCAGTTGCTCAAGCCAAATATCTTGGTGTCATCTTTGACTCCCTTTTCTCTCATGACCTGTATTTAATCTGTCAAAAAATCCCATGGCTCTTTTCTCAAATATATCCCAAATCTGAATCGCTTCTTACCACATATGCTGCCACCTTGGTTCTTAGCCAACATTCTCCTTCCCTGATTACAGCCAGCCTCTagagtctttttttccttctgtttttgccCTTACCATTTCATGCTATTCTCATTACAGAAGAtgcaaaaaaactttaaaaatatatttttcaagtctATCACTTTTCTTCTCAAAAAAAAGTGTCAGTGAGAGAAATAAGCAGCATTTGCAAAGTTCTATGAAGACCTATAGGGCCCTGTGTGATCTGGATCTAAATATATGACCTCTAGAAATCTCCCACTCATTCACATCATCTAACTACATGGACCTCTAGCTGATCTTTGAGCCCTCGGTGTATTGTCTTAGAGCATTTGTTCTGACTGTTCCCTTTGCTTAGAGTTCTTCACACAAGGGTAATTCCCTATATTCTCCATCTTTTATGCCTGTCTCATGTCCTCTCATCCACCTTTTTGCTCAAGCCATTGCTGTGGCAACCACTTGAGTGCAGTTAGAACCTGACTGCACCTTACTCAGCTGTTTCCTGCCCCTGTGTTTCTCTGCTCCATGGTGTGGTGTACCTGAAGGAGACTGCTCAGCTGTTCTGGAGCGTATGTGAACCTGGAAGTGTGAAGAAATTAACCCTTGACCTGGTGGTGGGGTGGAAACCAGTGGATAAATATACCCCTCTTTTGTGTCTTGAGTAGATAATTCTGAGGTGCCTTCTACATGGTTCTTCATGGGGGATTGGACACAGTTGATAGCATTATCCAGCTCAGTACTGCACTTTTGGATATGCTTCTCTGCTTTCTCGTTTTACCATGTCATCCTATTCTTGCTTCCTATTATTTTCTCCACATAAACCACCTGCATGGAACCCCAAGTTCTTTTAAAGAAGCCAGAAACCAAgctaatttattttctcacctcaATCTTTGCGTAAGTTCCCTTCTTgatctctttatttaaaattgctACCTTACCACTCCTCCAACTTCAGGATTTACTATCCTCATCACCCTGTTTTTTTGACTATAATAATACCTTCAATCATACTATGTAATTCAATTATTATGTTCTTTTATTAGAACAAACGTTCTACTAAAGGTATTAGTCTGCTTtgttcttggatttatccctaacctattcagtaaaaatatttttccagaaatttactgaatatatttactgaatgttcTGTGAATATAAAATTGACCACAGCTCAATACTGAGCCCTTCAGGAATTCAATATTTAGAGGTAAGGCAGAAAAAGGAGTGAAATGAGAATCTAAGAAGGTAGGAAATGGTAATATCATCGTACCAAAGAGAAAAGAGGGTTTTAAAAAGGAGAGTTGTAATTCAGATAAAAGTTGCTGAGAGGCTGAGTTGCATGAAAGAAGGTAAGTTACAATGGCACCATCATCATGGAGGTCATTGGTGGTGAATGAGAGCAGTTCCAGGGAAGTAATgggaatgaaatattttattaccaaATGCTATTTGAATCAGTTGAGACTGAATATAAGCATTTCTAGATGTTTTCTGTGAAAAGCAGCAGAGATTTGAGGTAATAGAAGGAGGAGAACATAAAAACAAGGGAGGGAGAATATtaatcaatataattttttaaagaaaagtgtaGTTCTATGGAGGAGGAGAGATGTAAATGGCAAATAAAGCTCTGCAAACACTAAAGAATTATACAAAAAGATCTTATACATAATCCCACTTACACTCCCTACAGCCTTCACTAAGTGAGGTAGAGCATTGCAATTCCCCATTTACAAAGAAACAGGCTTGGAGATAAGTGATATGTGCAAGGTCATGCAACTAGTATAAGTGGCAGTCATGATTTGATACAAGACCTTCAGATTCTAAATTTTTTCTCTACCGCATGGAAGGAAATTAGGTTGTTTTCAATTTGGATATGCTGAACTTGTATTGCATATAAAGCATTTTAATGGAAGCAATAAAGCCTTGTTATTTAGGACACTGGAATTGGAGAAAGCTAGAACCAGCTGCCTAACACTACTATGATATTTTAGAGATTTTAAGTTTCCaaaaattttctaatattgaCAAGAGAGCAAGTTCTTTCAGTACTTACTTTATTCAGTGTTatggtaaatgttttaaattcattaTCTTGTTAAtgctcattaaaaaaacacattaccTGGGCCTAGAAGAGAGAAGAGTAGCTGTGTAAAAACTGGGCCACTCCAATGTTTAAGGATtcgaaagaaaagagaaaaataagagaagagggaaagattAAATAGTGTTAGGAATAaagggctttttttaaaaatggaagccaGATATCAGTCTTACTGAAGATGAGAAGTCTCCTGTGATGAAAATGAAGGAGCTGGAAGATGGGTGGAGGGAGAGCCACATGAATATGGAAGTTAATTTGAATTGAGATGACAAAGAATCAAAAGAGGTGGTTCATTTTTCAGCAAGCTGGAGGCAGAGCTGTATTTACAGAGATTTGTGGTTGTGGAAGGGACTTGGGAGATATATTCTAGAACAGTTCtctccagtagaactttctgcagtgatggaaatattctgtatctgaaTGGTCCAATATTGTAGCCACTAGTTACATGTGTTACTGAGCACTTAAAAAGTGTTTTGTGTGACTGAagtattgaattttaatttaatttcaacaaatttaaatagccatgtgtggctagtgGCAACCACATCAGATGTAGTAGTGTtagagaaaatatacagattgtgTAATTAATATGGGCATTGGAAATTGCATGCCCCTATTAATTGACTTATCGAGGCACCCAAGCCTGAGATTTCTGAACAGATCATTGGCTTTTGTGATTGTGAGTTTAGCTTGATTATCATTTAGAAAGGTACCAATGTATATTCTAAGGAAATtggtttaaatgtatttttacttctttttatcagGGTATTTCTGACATCACCATGAACACAGAAAACACTACCTTTTCTCCGTTCCTTTATAAAATTGTCTTGTGATATCCATTTTAATGATGTTTAATGTTCTATCTACTAAATGAGATTCAAAGTTCCTTAAGGGTAGAAAATATGGGTTATGCTTCTCCATGTCTATGGCTATGTCTTCTCTAGTCTATCAGGACTACTAATTTTGTTTAAGGTCCAGCAATGAGAATAAGGGCTAATCCTCCCAAGAAGTTATACATGGGAGAAGGGACCCTGTAAAAACTGACAAGGAGAATCTTTAGGAGCCTTGCTAGCCTCTAATATTACCTCAGTCCATCCAGCTGCCTTCCTGTTGGTAGGAATTCCAGGTTTGGAGCAACTGCATGTCTGGATCTCCATTCCCTTCTGCTTCGCCTATACTCTGGCCCTGCTTGGTAACCTGCACCCTCCTCTTCGTCATTTGAGGTGATACAGCCCTCCACGAGCCCATGTGCCTCTTTTTGGCCGTGTTGGCAGCCACTGATCTGGTCTTCTCTTCTACAACACTTCCCAAAATGCTGGCTATTTTTTGGTTCAGAGATCAGGAGATCAACTTCTATGCCAGTCTAGTCCAGATGTTCTTTCTCCACTCCTTCTCTATCATGGAGTCAGCAGTGCTGCTGGCCATGGCCTTTGACCACTatgtggccatctgcaagccactGCACTATGTCACCATGCTTACTGGGCCACTTATCACCAAGACTGGCCTGGCTGCTGTGACTCAGGCTGTGACACTAATGACTCCACTCCCCTTTCTGCTTAGATGCTTCCATTACTGCTGAGGTCCAGTGATTGCCCACTGTTACTATGGGTACGTGGGTGTGGTAAGGCTGGCCTGTGGGGACATTCGCTTCAACAATATCCATGGCATTGCTGTGGCCATGTTCATAGTGGTGTTGGGCCTGCTCTTTTTTGTCCTGTCTTATATCTTCATCCTTCGGGCAGTTCTACAGCTTGCCTCTCAGGAGGCCCACTACAAGGCCTTTGGGACATGTGTGTCCCACATAGGTGCTATCTTGTCCACCTACACACCTGTGGTCATCTGCTCAGTGATACACCATGTGGCTCGCCGGGATGCCCCTCATGTCCACATATTCCTTGctatcttttatcttcttttctcaCCCATGGTCAATCCCATCTATGGTGTCAAGACCAAGCAGATTTGTGATCGTGTGTTCAGTCTATTCCAGAGAAAGAATGTATAGATACACACTTTCTTCCTTAACCACTAGTCCAGGACCTATCAGTCCAGTGGATACTGAATTGAGATGGAGAGGGAAAATCtcagaaagaaaatttcagagtTTGGCAATTCTCCAGTATGACAAGGTCCCACTCCTCACAGATCTACCAGTCAGATCAAACCGGGTGTGTCGCTATAGTCTGATAGCAGAGGTTTGACCTTCCTATTCTTATAGGTTCATCACAtgataaaggaaaacataaagaaccTCTCAAAGCATTATTGTCACCTAGGTGAAAGACAGTCGAAATACTGCCTGAGATTGGCACAAGAAACTGAGGTCTTGGTGAACTCTTCATCCAGACTGAGGAATTGAACCACAAATTTTATGACTAAAATGCCAACACCACAACTAGTACTGAAATTGCCACAAAATCCTTCTGATAAGTGgcctccagcctctgccactcTTTTTTAGCCTACTACCACTCAATGTTATTAGCTCTACAGTTGGACAGCTCCACTTCTAATGAGACTTATTCCTTCCATTAAGTCAGTTCCTTTCTGACTTCTGACTCATACTAATGACCAATTCTTTTATTGAACACTTAGCAGAAGAGTCTCCTGACATCCATTTATATTAACTTATATCATCATGTAACTAACTTTTCACATGTATATGCCTTCTGTCTCCAAAAAAActtagtaatatttattgaatgaatgaatagaagagCTGAACACGATCCTTGAGCTATGGAATGTAGAAACAGTAATTAATACCTTTCCAGCTTAAAGTTGAGACTGCtgaagctaaagaagaaaatagttaCAATACATAATTGCGATAGGCTGAATTACTGTTAGGATATTTATTCTCTTGTCCCTCTACCATGGGAGGGGGTTTTCCTCACTCAAGGAATGTTAAATATTGACTTTCTTTGACCAGTGGAATTTGAGTGGTCTTGAAATGTGCCACAATaatcagaaatgttaaaatgtgttGTGTAGCTTGGCTCAGTAGCGCTCAATTTTCTCCTCTGCTTACGACAA encodes:
- the LOC115839424 gene encoding LOW QUALITY PROTEIN: olfactory receptor 52K1-like (The sequence of the model RefSeq protein was modified relative to this genomic sequence to represent the inferred CDS: deleted 1 base in 1 codon; substituted 2 bases at 2 genomic stop codons), whose protein sequence is MKEGESLGALLASNITSVHPAAFLLVGIPGLEQLHVWISIPFCFAYTLALLGNCTLLFVIXGDTALHEPMCLFLAVLAATDLVFSSTTLPKMLAIFWFRDQEINFYASLVQMFFLHSFSIMESAVLLAMAFDHYVAICKPLHYVTMLTGPLITKTGLAAVTQAVTLMTPLPFLLRCFHYCXGPVIAHCYYGYVGVVRLACGDIRFNNIHGIAVAMFIVVLGLLFFVLSYIFILRAVLQLASQEAHYKAFGTCVSHIGAILSTYTPVVICSVIHHVARRDAPHVHIFLAIFYLLFSPMVNPIYGVKTKQICDRVFSLFQRKNV